CCCGAGTGGGTCCCGTCGTTCGCCAGCCTGCCGGGGGAGCAGGGGCTCTCGCGTCGGTGAGAGTCGCGTAGGTCTCGTCGGTGGGTCACTTTTGCTGCCCACCCGGCGGTGCCGCGCTCCTGCTCAGTGACCGGGAAGTCGGGTGTGCGAGCCGACGGTATGCCAGGAGCGGTTGAAGTACACCAGTCCGTCACGCTCTCCGTACTGCTCGACGTGATCGTCGCCGATACTCGACTCGACGCCTTCTGCGACGATCACCGTGGATCCACCGGCATCCAGGCGGTGCAGGACGCGTCCCCGGATCCACGCGCGGGCCGCAGGGAACACGGGTTCGCCGGTGTCGAGGCGAGCCCAGGAGCTCTCGTCACCGAAACGGTCGATGTCGGAGGTGGCTCCGAGCTCGGCCAGATCCTGCGCGGCCGCGTCGAGCAGGTGGACCACGACGGTGGTCGACGAACGCAGGGTCGCCGTGCTGGAGGACTGACTGGAGACGGAGAACATGAAGATGGGCGGGGACGCGCTGACGGACGCCAGCGAGCTCGCGGTGAGGGCGACGGGCCCGTCGGCGGCATCCGCGGTGACGAGCGCGACGCCTCCTGGATGCAGCCGGAACGCGACCGTGAAATGATCCGCGGTCAGCGGGCGCCCGCTGAGACGTCGACGGGAGGCGACCATCGTCCGACTCATCCGTTCACCATGGCCGACATGTATCGCACGGAAGCCTGTCGCCAGTTCAGGGTCACGTGCGAGGCGACGAGCTCGGCGTCACGCTTGGCGCGGGAGGCGGAATGCTGAGGGAAGCCGGCTTTCGCTCCGACGATCATCTGAAGGCGCTGCGCGGCACGCAAGGCCACTCGAGCCACGAGCGAGTTGTCGCGGACCTGCTCCGCGAGCTGGGCTTCGTCGAGGACGACCCGCTGGTGCGCCAGATCAGAGGCTTCCCTGCTGCGGTACTCGATGAGCCGCCTTGCCATCTCGAGCTCGCCGGTGATCTCGGCGTACTCCGTTGCCACATAGTCCTGATCCGTGAGCCGCAGCGTGCCGCCGAGCGCGTTGGCGACGCGACTGGTGGATCCGGCCGTCGCCGCGAAATCCTCTGCGGCCCCCATCGCCGCCCCCACGCCGACGCCGGCGAAGGTGAAGCGCCCGTACGACGGCCAGGGCGCGTACATGGCGTCGAAGGTCGGGTGGAGCCCACGGCGCTCCTGAATCTTGTCGACGGTGTCGGCTGTGCGCATGACGCGGTGGTCCGGCACGAACACGTCCCTGACGACCTTCGTTCGGCTACCGGTCCCGCGCAAACCGGTCGGTGTCCAATCATCCACTGTCTCGGCATCGGCGGCGGGAACGATGAACATGTGCCCCTCGCCCGCCTCGCCGACGGGAGCGTTGAAGATGAGCCACTCGGAGAAGTCCGATCCGCTGCAGAACCCCCAACTGCCTGACAGACGGTACCCACCCGGAACCCGACGGGTGCTCGCCTTCAGATTCAGGTTGGTGTTGCCCGCGAGCGTTGCGTAGCTGTCATCGCCCCAGATCTCGTCCTGGGTCTCTTCCGGAAAGGAGAGCACAGCCATGTTGTCCGAGCTGAGGATGGAGAAGACCCAGGCCGTGGATGCGCACCCGCGTGCGAGGGTCATCGCGACTTTGGCGTGCTCGTGTTCGGTCAGCTCGAGGCCGTGATACTTCTTCGGCTTCAGAACATGCAGAAGGCCGGCCTCCTGGACCGCACGGTACACATCGTCGGGGATTCGGCGGTTGGCGTCGATCTCCACTGCCCGTTCCTTGAGCATGGGAACGAGCGTCTCCGCGGCGGCGAGGATGTCCCGCGCGGACATATCGGGCTTCGGGGGCGCTGGGGGATTCTCGCGCGATGCATGACGATCTACGAGCGTGCTCATGAGTCCTCCTTGTGCGACCGGCACTGGTCGCGTTCTCAAAACCTGCGAGTCGAAGAGTCACCGCTGGGCCAACTCCTCGCTGACGTCGCGGGGCGACCCCGTCGGTGTCCTCCTCCGCCGATGTTGCAGATCACGTCCTACCTCGGTCAAGATCGGTTAATCGCACTACTTCCGCAGTCTGATTGATGTATGCGCGGGGGCGGACACAAGATCACAGCGACGAGGAGGTCGAATGTGGACGAGTCGGTCATCGGGGACGAACACCCGGCGCCGAACTGGAGTGACTTCTCGCTTCGCCAGCTGGCGCACTTCGTCGCTGTAGCGGACGCGGGGACCCTCGCGGGCGCTGCCGAGCGGTTGTTCATGTCGCCCTCAGCCGTCGCCGCATCGCTGAGCGAGCTGGAACGGCTGCTCGGGGCCGACCTCTGCGTCCGACGCCGAGCCCAGGGGGTCACCCTCACCCCGGTCGGGCGCGTGTTGCTCGTGGAGGCCAAGCGGCTCCTGGCTCAGGCGGCGGAGATCAGCTACCTCGCGCGCGGGAACGATCAGGAGCTCACCGGCCCGCTCGTCGTGGGGTGTTATGTCACGCTCGCGCCCACTGTTCTGCCCCGCCTTCTCGAGACATTCGAGACCGATCATCCGCGCGTCACGGTGGACCTCGTGGAGGGCGACCAGATCCGTCTGCAGGAGGGCCTGTTCGCCGGAGAACTCGACATCGCGATCATGTACGACCTCGATCTGTCCGAGGCATTGACGTCCGTGCCGCTCTATGAGCCCCGCGCCTACGCACTGTTCGCCGCAGATCACCCGCTGGCGTCTGCGGATTTCGTCACGCTCGAACAGTTGTCGACGGAGCCGTTGGCCCTTTTCAACCAGGCGCCCAGCGCGCGGTACGCGATGTCACTGTTCCACGATGTGGGGTTGAAGCCGAATATCCGTCATCGCACGCAGACCTACGAACTCACACGTTCCCTCGTGGCCCGGAATCTGGCCTACGCGCTCCTCGTTCAGCGCCCCACCAATAAGTCGAGCTACGAGGGATTCTCGATCGTGGAGAAAGAGATCCTCCCTGAGGTCAAGGGGTGCCCCGTCGTCCTCGCCTGGCCGAGGGATGTTCCACTGTCACCGCGCGCGAAAGCGCTCGAACGGCTCGCGCGCGCCCACTACCGGTGATCGGCTCGCCCCAAACACGGAGAAATCGTTCTAGCTGCACGATTTGTCCGGTTTGACCCGTCATATGCACGCCCGGAACCATGGGCAGCATCGCGCGAGCTTCCGGGTACACCGGAAGCAGGCGGAGCCGAGGGCGCAGGACTCAGCGGCGAGTTCTGTGCGGCATCCGAACGCGAATACCAGGGAGGTTCTGCTCGATGAAGATCACGAAACGGACGAGAAGAGACGTCGTGGCGCTCGCCGCGCTCTGCACCATCGCGCTGGCGATGAGCGGCTGCGCGCGCGGCGGGGACGCGGAGGCTGAGGAAGGGGAGGTCACCGCCTCGCCGGGTATCACCGACACCACGATCACCTTCGGCACCACGTCGCCGCTGTCCGGAAGCGCCGCCGGCGTCGGCAACTGTGCGGCGGACGGAGCGATCGCGTACTTCGAATCACGGAACGCCGACGGCGGCATCACCTTCGGGGATGGCAAGACCCGAAACGTCGAGTTCAAGGCGTATGACGACGGCTATGACCCGCAGAGAGCACTCGCCAACTTTCAGCAGATGGTGTCCGACGGGGTGTTCGGAACGGCGCTGAGCCTCGGTACCCCGACGAACAGGGCGTTCCGGGATGCTGCCATCGCAGCCGAAGTCCCGCAGGTCCTCGTCCAGACCGGGGACCCGCTCTTCAGCGACCGGGCCGAGAGCCCCTGGCAGCTCGGGCTCCTGCCGATCTACCAGCAGGAGGGCCAAGCGTTCGGAGAGCTCCTCGCAGCCAGCCCGGGAGAGCATCGCGTCGCCATCCTCTACCAGAACGACGATTTCGGACTGGGCTACGTCGAGGGATTCAAGCTGGGTATCGAGGGTGCAGAGAACATCGAAGTGGTCAAGGAGATCGGTTACGAGGCAACCGCGACCGAAGTCAACGCCCAGATCACCGATCTCGCGTCGACCGACGCCGACGTGTTCTTCAACGCGATGTCCTCGCTCGCGCCGCTCGTGATCGGTTCACTGCAACAAGCCCACACCCTGGGGTGGAGCCCGAGCCTGTTCTTGCCTTCCACCTCATCCAGCCCCGCCCTGCTCGAACCGTCGGGCGTGGCGGACTCCTTCGCCGGAATCTACTCGACGGCGTCGTCGCTGTCAGCGGCTTCGCCCGCGTTCCAGGACAGCGAAGAAGGCCAGCGATTCCTCGACGCTCTGCACACGTACACGGCGCAAACGGACGTCCCCGGATTCCCTCAGTGCGTGTGGAGCTGGATCGGCGCGTCCATCCTCGAAG
The sequence above is a segment of the Microbacterium caowuchunii genome. Coding sequences within it:
- a CDS encoding flavin reductase family protein — encoded protein: MSRTMVASRRRLSGRPLTADHFTVAFRLHPGGVALVTADAADGPVALTASSLASVSASPPIFMFSVSSQSSSTATLRSSTTVVVHLLDAAAQDLAELGATSDIDRFGDESSWARLDTGEPVFPAARAWIRGRVLHRLDAGGSTVIVAEGVESSIGDDHVEQYGERDGLVYFNRSWHTVGSHTRLPGH
- a CDS encoding acyl-CoA dehydrogenase family protein; its protein translation is MSTLVDRHASRENPPAPPKPDMSARDILAAAETLVPMLKERAVEIDANRRIPDDVYRAVQEAGLLHVLKPKKYHGLELTEHEHAKVAMTLARGCASTAWVFSILSSDNMAVLSFPEETQDEIWGDDSYATLAGNTNLNLKASTRRVPGGYRLSGSWGFCSGSDFSEWLIFNAPVGEAGEGHMFIVPAADAETVDDWTPTGLRGTGSRTKVVRDVFVPDHRVMRTADTVDKIQERRGLHPTFDAMYAPWPSYGRFTFAGVGVGAAMGAAEDFAATAGSTSRVANALGGTLRLTDQDYVATEYAEITGELEMARRLIEYRSREASDLAHQRVVLDEAQLAEQVRDNSLVARVALRAAQRLQMIVGAKAGFPQHSASRAKRDAELVASHVTLNWRQASVRYMSAMVNG
- a CDS encoding LysR family transcriptional regulator, coding for MDESVIGDEHPAPNWSDFSLRQLAHFVAVADAGTLAGAAERLFMSPSAVAASLSELERLLGADLCVRRRAQGVTLTPVGRVLLVEAKRLLAQAAEISYLARGNDQELTGPLVVGCYVTLAPTVLPRLLETFETDHPRVTVDLVEGDQIRLQEGLFAGELDIAIMYDLDLSEALTSVPLYEPRAYALFAADHPLASADFVTLEQLSTEPLALFNQAPSARYAMSLFHDVGLKPNIRHRTQTYELTRSLVARNLAYALLVQRPTNKSSYEGFSIVEKEILPEVKGCPVVLAWPRDVPLSPRAKALERLARAHYR
- a CDS encoding ABC transporter substrate-binding protein, coding for MKITKRTRRDVVALAALCTIALAMSGCARGGDAEAEEGEVTASPGITDTTITFGTTSPLSGSAAGVGNCAADGAIAYFESRNADGGITFGDGKTRNVEFKAYDDGYDPQRALANFQQMVSDGVFGTALSLGTPTNRAFRDAAIAAEVPQVLVQTGDPLFSDRAESPWQLGLLPIYQQEGQAFGELLAASPGEHRVAILYQNDDFGLGYVEGFKLGIEGAENIEVVKEIGYEATATEVNAQITDLASTDADVFFNAMSSLAPLVIGSLQQAHTLGWSPSLFLPSTSSSPALLEPSGVADSFAGIYSTASSLSAASPAFQDSEEGQRFLDALHTYTAQTDVPGFPQCVWSWIGASILEEAFTKMTEPTRASFMEALRSVSGFSAPFLLDGGLIDATHEDRPAMSDVVVMEFNGAGFGPADSIS